The Paenibacillus sp. FSL R7-0345 DNA segment CAATACCCGTGATCTGCGCAAGCTGGGCGGACTGGTATCATTGATGCCGGTAACCTTTACAGTGGCGCTGATCGGCAGCTTTTCGATGGCTGGTTTGCCGCCGTTTGCGGGCTTCCTGAGTAAGGAGATGTTCTTTACCGCAGTTCTGAATATCCGGGAGCTGGATATTCTCAGTGTGCAATCCCTGTTTACAATCGTTCCGGTAGTAGCCTGGATTGCCAGTATCTTTACTTTTGCGTATAGCATGATTATGGTGTTCCATACCTTTTTCGGCAAGTACCAGCCTGAGAAGCTGGATAAGAAACCGCATGAGGCACCGTTCGGACTGCTGCTGTCGCCGATTCTGCTGGCCCTGCTGGCAGTGGTGACCGGACTGTTTCCGAATATGCTGTCAAAGACGATAATTGTACCGGGGATGAACGCGATCCATCCGCAGCTTGCGGCAAGCTCCCCGTTTTACGTCAATATCTATTTCTGGCACGGGTTCAATACTGAAGTCTGGATGACGCTGGGTGTTATTATTCTGGGAATCGTGGTGTACCGGATTTACGGCCGCCTGAGCCTTGTTGATAAGGAATGGGGCCGAGGCCGAGGCTACACGCTGAACCAGGTGTATGACGGCAGTATCAGGCTGGTCGAGCGGACTTCGCGTTCGATTACGGGACTGTATATGACCGGCTCCATGCGCCATTATCTGATGTATATCTTTGCTTTAATTATCGTCATTGTGGGCGGTTCGATGCTGTTTTCAGACGGCATTACTCTGGGGCAAGGGGAGTATGCCCCGATATCCTTCTTTGAAGTCGTTGCTGTGCTGGTCATGCTGACCGGTGCGCTGGCCATTCCGTTTGCCAAGTCCCGTGTGTCGGCGATTCTGCTGACCGGGATGGTAGGCTACATGGTTACACTGCTGTTTATTCTGTTCCGGGCACCTGATCTGGCGCTCACACAGATGATTGTTGAAGTGGTGTCCGTTACCTTGTTCCTGCTCTGCTTCCGGCATCTGCCAAGGCTGGGGCGCGAGAAAGTTAAATTCCGGCTGAAGCTTCCGAAGCTGATCATATCCATCGGGTTCGGGGCAACGATGACGCTAGTCGCGCTAGCGGCACTTGGCAGCAGCCCGTTTGAATCGATCTCAAGCTATTACACGGAGAACAGCTATAAACTGGGCGGCGGCAAAAATGTTGTCAACGTTCTGCTAGTGGATTTCCGCGGCTTTGATACGATGTTTGAAATTACGGTGCTGGGGCTGGCTTCACTGGCGATCTATTCCATGATCAAACTCAAAGTGGAACCGGACAATAAGCCTGCAGCCATAAAAAGCATGTTTGATGATGAGAAGCCCCGCTACTCCCGCAGCAATGATGTGCTGCTTCAGTCGGTAGCGAAGGTAGCCTTCGTCATCATCATAACCTTCTCGCTGTATCTGTTCTTTGCCGGACATAACAATCCCGGCGGCGGCTTTATCGGAGCGCTGATGGCTGCGGCGGCACTGGTGCTGCTGGCAATTGCCTTCGGTATGGATTTTGTGGAAAAGGTCCTTCCGGTCAATTACCGCAAGCTGATTGCGGTCGGCATCATTCTGGCCTTCCTGACCGGTATAGGGTCCTTTGTATTCGATGTACCTTTCCTGAGCCAGGCTTTTGGCTATTTTGAACTGCCGGTGATGGGCAAGACCGAGCTGACCACAGCGATGCTGTTCGATCTCGGAGTCTATCTGGCAGTTATCGGTGTCACTATGAATATCATCTTTACGATCGGGAGGGATAACTGATGGAGCTCCTTATTGCCCTGGCGATCGGTGTCTTGTTTACTGTGGGTGTGTATCTGGTTCTCTCCAAAAGCCTGCTTCGTATTCTGCTGGGGACGACACTGATCACACATGGGGTTCATCTGCTGCTGCTGACCATGGCCGGACTGAAGACCGGCGCTGCCCCGCTGCTTGGCGAAAAGGCGGATTCTTATGTCGATCCCCTGCCGCAGGCGCTTATCCTCACCTCGATCGTAATCAGCTTCGGGGTGTCGGCTTTCTTTATCGTCCTTGCCTACCGGGCTTACCGCTCGGCCGGTATGGATGATGTGGAAGGCAGCAAGGGGGAGAGACAATGAACAACCTGCTGGTAATGCCATTGCTGATTCCGGCTCTTACAGCGGTGATCCTGATTTTCCTGAAAGAACAGATTGGCCTGCAGCGTATTATCAGTGCGGTCAGTGTGTTTCTGAATATTGCAGTTGCCGCAACAATTGTTTACCAGGTCAAAACAGACGGGATTCAAACGCTGCATATGGGCGGCTGGCTGCCGCCATACGGTATCGTTTTTGTTGCTGATATGTTTGCGGCGCTGCTCGTACTGGTAACGGCAATCGTAGGTGCAGCGTGCCTGTTCTTTTCCTTTGCCAGTATCGGCGAGGAGCGCGAACGGTTTTATTACTACACGTTTTTCCATTTCCTGCTGACCGGTGTGTTCGGATCTTTCCTGACCGGTGACCTGTTTAACCTGTTCGTCTGCTTTGAGGTGCTGCTGGTTGCCTCCTATTCGATGATCGTACTGGGCGGGACGAGAGTCCAGCTGCGTGAGACGCTGAAATATATCCTGGTTAATGTCATTTCCTCAGCTCTTTTTGTAGCGGCAATCGCTTATCTTTATGCAGCTACAGGCACGCTGAACATGGCGCATCTGGCCATGCGTGTGGCTGAAGCAGGACAGGGCGGAATAATGAATGTTATCGCCGTGCTGCTTTTGCTGGTATTCTCGCTCAAAGCGGGTTTGCTGCTGTTCTTCTGGCTTCCTGATTCCTACAGTGCTCCTCCTCTTGCGGTAAGGGCATTGTTCGGGGCCCTGCTGACGAAGGTAGGTCTGTATGCCATCACCCGGACCTTTACCCTTATCTTTGTCCATGATCCCGGTATGACCCATTCGCTGATGGGCTGGATGGCGGGAGCAACGATGATTCTCGGGGCAATCGGGGCGCTTGCGTATAATGATCTGAGCCGGATTTTTAACTATAATATTGTGATCAGTGTGGGCTTCATTGCTTTCGGTATATCGGTTCTGACCGAAGATTCACTGAACGGTGTCGTATTCTATCTGATGCATGACATGATTGCCAAGGCGCTGCTGTTCTTCCTGGGCGGAATGATTCTCGCCGCGTCGGGAACAGAGCAGCTGAAGCAGATGGGCGGCCTGATCCGCAAGTACCCGTGGACCGGATGGATGTTCTTTATTCTGACCCTTGCCTTGGTAGGTGTGCCGCCGCTAAGCGGCTTTGCCGGGAAGGTGATGATGGTCCGCAGCGGTTTTGGCGAAATGCATGTAGCCCTGGCCCTGATTGCGCTGGCGTCAAGCTTTGTTGTCCTGTACTCGCTAATTAAGGTGTTCCAGGAAGTATTCTGGGGAGGCGAGCGGAACGATGAGGCGATTCATCCTCAGCGCTACAAAGCGATGATGGCACCGGCAGCTGTGCTGTTTGTCCTCGTGATTCTGATGGGTATCGGTGCCGAGACGGTGAATGATTATGTTCTCCAGGCCGGAGCTGTGCTGGCTGATCCGGCACAATACATTAACGCTGTCTTGATGAAGGAGTAGATGCGGATGGCTTTTCAATTATTGTTAAATTTCATGATAGCATTCCTGTGGATGTTCCTGAATAATGACTGGACAGCTTCCGGCTTTATTGTCGGCTATATACTTGGTATCCTTGTAGTGTTCGGACTCCGGCGTTTTTTTGGCGGCCGCCTGTATCTCGGCAGAGGCTGGGCAATCCTTAAACTGGCTGTGCTGCTGCTGCGTGAACTGGTGGTATCCAGTTATGTGGTGGTAAAAGCGGTGCTGAGACCGAACCTTAACATCCGCCCGGCCATCTTGATGTATACAACAGAGCTGAAGGCGGACTGGGAGGTTGCCGTGCTGATCACGCTGCTCTGTCTGACTCCGGGATCGGTTGTGCTGGAGGTGTCCAAGGATAACCGGACTCTATATATTCATGCTATGGATATCAAAGATGCTGAACAGTTCAGAGACAACATCCGCAATACGTTTGAACGCGCGATTCTGGAGGTGTCCCGTTCATGATTCATTTCATACTCATGCTGGCGGTTTCAATCATGGTCATCTCGATCGGCATTTGCGCCTGGAGACTGGTGAAGGGGCCGTCACTGCCTGACCGGGTTGCTGCACTGGATACAATAGGTATCAATCTGCTGGCGATGGTGGCCGTTCTGTCGGTGCTGTTTAAGACTCAAGCCTTTATTGAATACATTCTGCTGATCGGAATTCTCTCTTTTATCGGAACGGTGGCCTTTGCCAGATATATCGAAAGGAGAGTGGTGTTTGAACATGGAGATCATCAAGACCGGGATTGAACTGCTGTTTGCACTGCTTATTCTGACAGGGGCGCTGTTAAGCGCCGTCAGCTCCTTTGGGCTGATCCGTCTGCCTGATGTGTATCTGAGATCACATGCTGCTGCCAAAAGCGCTACGCTCGGCGTGCTGTGCGTACTCAGCGGCGCATTTCTCTACTTTGCCTTCTTTCTTGATTTTATCAGCGCGAAGCTGCTGCTCGGCATTGTGTTCGTATTTATGACTTCGCCTTTGTCGGCTCACCTGACCGGACGGGCTGCTTACCGGACCGGGGTTCCGCTGTGGAACAAACGTATCCAGGATGACCTGAAAGAGGTTCTGGAGAAGGAACGGGTCAAGTCTGATCCCACAGCCTAAGCTTAAAAAAAGAAACAGGGATGTCCCAAACCGTAATTGGCTGGGGAACATCCCTGTTTTTAGGTTAGATGCTGTGTTGCGGTTCATCGCAGTTAGGTTAGAGCAGAGATCATTAATCTGTTAGCGGGATATTGCTGTTCTGCCCGGTACGTCTGCGGTATACATACAGCATGACATAGGAGAGGACAAACGCTGCTGTGACAAGCCACAGCGGAATCCGCGGGTCCAGCTTGTATGCCCAGCCGCCGATGATGCCTGCAGGTGCGGTGAACAGCAGGATTAACACGGACAGCATGGAGAAAACCTTGGCCCGTTTATCATCATCAATGGCATTCTGCACGGCAGCTTCCAGATAAGGCGAGCTGATCATCAGCCCTACAGCCGCCAGAATAGTGCTCAGCCCAAGCCACAGCAGGCTCGCTGAAGGATAGATCACCAGCATTACATTGGAGGCTGCAGAAAGTCCAAAGCCGGCCATCATAGCGCGGTGAGCGGCCTGGTCGGGAATCTTAGGCATAAGCAGCCATAACGTCACCAGCATAATAATAGAAGAAACTGCCGGGAACAGGGAGATGATGCCGCTGTCAATCCGCAGATAGTCGGCCATATAAAGCGAGAGATAAGTGGTCTTCAGCGTCGCCTGGAAATTAAACAGGATGTATACGCCGAAAATCAGCAGGAGATTGCGGTCCGTCCCCAGCTCCCGGAAAGCGCCGCCATATTCGACCATGATCTCTCTGAGTCCCAGCTCGCGGGTCTCCTGGCGTTTCCTGATCCCTGCTTCCGTCTCGCGTGTCGTCAATTGACGCCCGATAAACTGAAAGGTCATGAACAGAAAGGCGATCACATACATAATCCGCATGCCTGTGACCATACCGTACTGATTCACCAGCAGGCCGCCCAGCGGGGCGAATAACCCGCCGATTACACCAATGATCTGCAGCAGGGTGAATACGTAGGTCCGGTCAGACGGCTTGGTGTCTTCTACAATGAGACAGTAGAATGCGATATGCGGCACACGCTGGAAGCCGTTGATGACAGCAGCTGCCACAAAGAACCAGAGATTTTGCGAAAAGGCCCATAACAAGGTAGCCAGACTCCAGCTGAGCAGGTCAAAATACAGGATTGCCCGTTTGCGTCCCATGCGGTCGGTTAAATATCCGCTCAGTAAAGAGGAAAGTACCTGCACAATCAGCCCGATGGTTGTAATCCAGCCAATGTTCAGCTCGGTCAGGCCAAGCTCATACATGTACAGGGTAGCATAGGTAGAGAACATGCTGTACGGAATCAGGAAAAAGGGCTCAAAGGTCAGGCAGCCCCGGCTGTTGCCCTGCAGCCGCGGAAAAAAGGTTTTTGCCATGAAGAAGGTCCTCCGGATTGTCGTAAGAGATTATGAAGTCCAAATTATTAAATGATAATTATAAGATAATGTCAATGATAGAGCGGATAGAGCGGGCAGGACTGGAACTGGAATCCGGTGCGGTAACAGCGTAAGTTGCAGCGGGGTTAAAAGTTAAAGTAGACTAGGTATAGCAACAGCTGGCATCCAAAACGATTAATGAATGCTGCTCTCATTTCAATTAACAAGGTGGTTAACATGTTTATTTTCCTCGGACTTGTATTTATTGTGTTATACGCTGCAATTGTATTTTATATCGGCTGGAGCGGCTGGAGCTGGATTAAGCCTGCAGTGTCGGCCAGATTCCGTCTGATCTATATCATCCTGCTTGTTTTTCTGGCAAGCTCGCTGATTCTATCGAGAGTTGTTGCCGGCTCAGCTGTTCTAAGCGTAATCGGCAGCTATTGGCTGGCCCTGTTCAGTTTATCTGTGCTGGTGCTGCCCGTTATCCATCTTATCGTCTGGCTAACAAAGCTTTCCCGTCTGCCGCGGCACGCCGTCCAGAAATGGTCGGGAATTATCACTTTACTGCTGCTGGCTGGTCTGATCGGGTTCGGCAGCTTTAACGCCTTCAGTCCGGTTACACGCTCTTATGAGATCAAGATTGACAAGCCTGGTCCGGAGAGCGGCAAGCTGCATATTGTGATGGCTTCGGATATGCATTTTGGGTACCTGTCCGGCAAAAGCCACGCTGAGCGGATGGTCAAAGAGATCAATGCGCTGAAACCGGATATCGTGCTGCTGCCCGGGGATATTGTGGATGATGACATTATGCCTTACAAAAATAAGGGGATCGGCGATATTTTATCCGGGATTGAAGCGCCGCTTGGTGTATATGCTTCACTGGGGAACCATGACCGGTTCGACGGGGAGACACAGGAGCTGATCAGCCTGCTGGAGGAGAGCGGGATGCGGGTGCTGTATGACGAGAGTGTTCAGGTTGGAGACTGGCTGACGCTGGTCGGACGGAAGGATTACAGCGACAAGAACCGGGCGGGGCTGGCTGAGCTTACTAAAGAGCTCGACCCGAACAAGCCGGTTGTGCTGCTGGAGCATCAGCCGGTTGAACTGGGCACTGCAGAGGAGCAGGGGATAGATCTGATGCTGTCCGGTCACACCCACCGCGGGCAGATCGCACCTGCTAATCTGATCACCTCACGGATTTTTGAAAATGACTGGGGTTATTTGCAGAAAGGGCAAATGCACTCCATTGTATCTTCGGGGTACGGCTTCTGGGGACCGCCGATCCGTATCGGATCACGGTCGGAGATTGTGTCTATCCAGGTTACATTCACTGACTGATACGTCGAGCTTTTTAATAACATTTCAAAAGAAACAGGCGACAGCTGGGCAGCTGCCGCCTGTTTTCCATTTAACTAAAGAACGGCTTCTCATTTAGCCGGAGCTCATACTCGTTAGTCAATCCGCCCGCAAGCGCATTATGACGCAGGGCCAGATACAGCTCTGCTTTTGTTGCATTGACATAAGGCTGGACGAATAAGATACCGATGCCCAGAGCCAAGAGCCCGAGCAGAATCCAGCCGATAAAGCTCAGATCAAGCACAAACATACGGAATTTATGGCCGTGCGTCATCTGCCTGCTCAAATCAACTGCGCGGTTATAGCCGATGTTCGGGTTGTCCGCCAGGATGAACGGAACCTGACTGTAGGAGTAAGATTTGACGATCCCCGGAATAATCAGCAGCAGGAACCATAAGAAATTCAAAAAGTTCTTCCATAGCATAGTTAATACTACAGCCCAATACCGGTCCTTTCCGAATGCATAGCCTATATTACCCATATTGACTTCACCTTCAGCCGATTGCTTGAAATAGCGCTGTGAGCCAACGATGAGGGGAGTGGCAATCAGGGTATAAAAGGCGATCCCGATGATTCCAAAAATAATGATGAGTACAAAAGCAACAATCAGGATCGGGCCTGCAACGCCCCAATTCATATCCAGTCCGGCATTCTGCAGCTCTGTCCGGTTTGATGACTCGAAAAACCGGTCCAAGCTGGGAAGCCCCGTGCCTTCTCCAAGAATGATCAGCAGCAGGCTTACGACAAAAGCTTTCCAATATGATGTCCGCAGTACGCCCTTGGCCCTTCGTTTGAGTTCTCCGCGTTCCCACATAATAAAACCTCTTTCTGGTATGTATTTTTGTTCTTCACCTTACAATATATACTATGAAATATGCAATAAGACAAACTGTTCATGACAACCTGACGGCTGCTTTTGTAAATTATAGGCTTTCGATATCAGATTTTTTCGATATTGTAGATATGAATATTGGCTGCGATAAATGTTCTATTTTAATGTAAATGTAATGTTTTTTCTGAAAATACCGATATATCAAGTGATAAAAGAGATAGACAAAGGGGAATGCACGTGAATTTGAAAACAAAAGTAATGATCCTGGTAGTATCAATCTGTATCATTTTGGCGGTTCCGCTAAGTTATTTTTCATTGTATCTGATTCAAAAGCAGACACATGACTCGATTGACGAACAGCTGAAAAGCACCGTACAGAAGGCTGTTGCCGAAATAGACGGATGGGTCCAGATTAAGGCTAAAGTGATTGAAACCCTCGGCACGGTCATCGAACAGACAGTACCGTTTAATCAAATTGGTATGGAACATTTGCAGGCATTCCGGCTGCCTGAGAATAAAGCGGATATAGCAACCATTTATTTTGGCCTGGAGGATGGAACCTATCTGGACGGGGCAGGCTTTATCCCTGACAGCACTTTTGATGCCCGGCAGCGGCCCTGGTATCTGGCGATTAAGGAAGCGGACAAGCTGACCATCAGTGATGCTTACATAACGAAAGCAGGCGTTCAGTCTATCTACATAGGCGTTCCGCTTCATGATCAGAATGGTGTGTTTGACGGCGCGATCTCGGAGAATATCTCCCTGGATGCGATTAAGCAGCGAATCAGCTCGATTGAGACGGCAGACGGCTTTACTTTTTTGCTGGACCGCACCGGAGTCGTTCTGTCCCATCCGGATCAGGAGCTGCTGAACAAGCCGCTGGCTGAAGAGCCCGGTTATTCCGGACTTGTAGAGCAGATGCTCAAGCAGCCTTCGGGTCATACGGAGTATATGTATAATAGTGACAATCAATTGATTTATTTTGAAACCATTCCGAACACCGGCTGGATCGTAGGAACCTCCATATCCGAAAAGACAGCTTTTGCCGAGCTCGTATCCACACGTAGACTATTGATCAGCTTAGTTATCGTGTTTACGCTGGCTTTGGCTGCCGGTGCTTATTTCTTTGCTCTAAAAGCACTGAAGCCTTTGCTTAGTATGAAAAAGAGTGCAGAACAGCTCGCAGCAGGCGATTTGACGGTACAGGTGCCGGTGAAGGGACATGACGAAATCGCCCAGCTCGGTTTATCATTTAACGCTATGGCAGCTTCACTGCGCAAGCTGATATCTCAAGTAAATCAGTCGGCACAGGTTGTTCAGAATTCCTCCAGGGACATGTATAAGGATGCTCTGGGCAGTAATGAAATTGCCGGGCAGATCTCAGCGGTCATTGACGATATTGCCAATGGAGCTTCAGAGCAAGCTGAATCGATCCAGTCTGGTGCCGAAATGGTTGCAGATATCAATGAGGTTATCGATCAGATTGTTGATGAGGTACAGCATGCTTCCGCCAACATCCTGGATGTTAATCAGGCAATGGAGAGCGGTGTTGGAGCTGTCAGCCGTCAGAACGAGCTGGTACAGGCCGGAAAACAGAACACCGGACGGGTTGAAGCCGCGAACGGCCAGCTTTTGGGCAAAATCGACGAGATTTCGCTCATTACAGGAAGCATCCAGAACATTGCAGCCCAGACCAATTTGCTGGCCCTGAATGCTTCAATCGAGGCAGTGCGGGCCGGAGAACACGGCAGAGGGTTCGCCGTAGTCGCCGGTGAAGTGCGGAAGCTGGCTGAACAGTCCTCCCATTCTGTGACGGGCATTGACCAGCTACTGAAGGATCTGCATGCAGCAGGCCGGCAAAGCGCCGCAGAACTGGATGAGCTCCGTATAAACAGTGCAGACCAGTTAAGCTCGATGGAAGAGACGTCAGCAGCGTTTAACCATATCCGCGAATCGGTTGAGCATATCATAGCCAAAATCAATTTCATCACCGACGGCATGATGGAGCTTAAATCCGGCTCGGGGCAGGTATCCGACGTAATTACCGGTCTGGCAGCTGTCGCCGAGCAAAGCGCGGCCTCTACGGAAGAGGCGGCTTCCTCAACAACAGAACAGACCGCAACAATCAGCAATATCTCAGCTACAGCCAAAGAACTGACCGAAAATGCGGAACAGTTACTGCACGAAATCAATAATTTTAAAACCCAAATGTAGTTGGAAAAAACAAACAGCAGCTGCCCACGGTTAACGGGGGAGCTGCTGTATTAAGTTAAACCACCTATTGAATCAGATCAACCGCATCCTGCGGCACAAAGGCTTCTACGCCATTGTAGACAATAACTCCATTTAGCGAAGTTTTCTTGCCGTTAAGCACTGCGATATTTTTGTAAATTTGAAGCTCCAGCGTAGTAGTACCTTTGGTTACGAGGATCTTCGGATTTTTGGTGTCCGCCAGATCCAGCTTGTACGTTGCACCTTTAGCGGCAAAAGCCTGCTTCGCCGGCACAAACAATTGCTTGTTCACGCTGGCGAGGTCAAGGTTCAGCACACGGGCCATGTATTTGGCAACATCCGTGTTGTCGATGACACCAAACGGCCTGTCATTGTTCGGAGCGTACGTATACAGTACCACATCTCCGCCGGTATGGCCGCCAGTGGTCCAGCCGATTCCGGAACGTTTGCTGATCATCGGCCCGACTGTATAATTAAGGCTGCCTGGGCTGGCTGCTTTAATTGCGGCAACTTCCTCAGAAGTCAGATCGGTAATGCCAAAATACTGCTGCATCACAGCTTTAATATTCGTACGGCCCGTATCCAGCTTGGCTTCGAGACCTTCGCCGGTCAGTTTGGCCTTTTTCAGAGGACCGATAAATGTGGATAATGGTTCTTTATCATAAGTGCCGGTAGTTGCTGCATTTCCGATTGTCAGTCCGCCGTTTTGGTGATCTGTTACAGCGACAACAACGGTTTGTGTATCTTTTTTGGCAAAATCAACAGCAGTTTTAACTGCAGCATCAAAAGCAAGCACGTCGCTGATAATCCCGATTGGATCATTGGCATGCGCTGCCCAGTCTACCTTGCTGCCCTCAACCATCAGGAAGAAGCCGTCCTCGTCTTTGGACAGAACCTCAATCGCTTTGGCCGTCATTTCGGCAAGACTCGGCTGCTTGGCCGGATCACGGTCCATGTCATATGCCATGCTTGTAGAGGCAAACATGCCCCATAGTTTACCTGAAGAAGATGCTTTCATTGCTGCCGGGGTAGTTACATAATCGTATCCCAGTGCTTTTATAGAAGAGATCAGGTTCTCACCGTCTTTGCGTCCAGCCGGTTCCAGGAAGCTGCTTCCGCCGCCGAGAACGACATCCATGCCGTTATAAACCTGTTGTTTGCTTAGTGCATCATAGTTTTTGCGGTCAGGATAATGAGCCGAGAAGTCAGCCGGTGTGGCGTGCATGATTTCGGATG contains these protein-coding regions:
- a CDS encoding alkaline phosphatase; the protein is MMLAVTTIVAATMGGSSAAWAEEDTASSASSASSASSASSASPASPIKNVIILIPDGMANDATALARWYKGSALTLDSMASGMVRTHSADAPIADSAPAGTAFATGYKSHTGYVGVLPDKATMPGQNPIAPGDAKKPVASVLEASKLAGKATGIIATSEIMHATPADFSAHYPDRKNYDALSKQQVYNGMDVVLGGGSSFLEPAGRKDGENLISSIKALGYDYVTTPAAMKASSSGKLWGMFASTSMAYDMDRDPAKQPSLAEMTAKAIEVLSKDEDGFFLMVEGSKVDWAAHANDPIGIISDVLAFDAAVKTAVDFAKKDTQTVVVAVTDHQNGGLTIGNAATTGTYDKEPLSTFIGPLKKAKLTGEGLEAKLDTGRTNIKAVMQQYFGITDLTSEEVAAIKAASPGSLNYTVGPMISKRSGIGWTTGGHTGGDVVLYTYAPNNDRPFGVIDNTDVAKYMARVLNLDLASVNKQLFVPAKQAFAAKGATYKLDLADTKNPKILVTKGTTTLELQIYKNIAVLNGKKTSLNGVIVYNGVEAFVPQDAVDLIQ